Genomic segment of Gallus gallus isolate bGalGal1 chromosome 28, bGalGal1.mat.broiler.GRCg7b, whole genome shotgun sequence:
GGTTCTTCTTGAAGCAGGGATGTACTGAAGTTCCAGGGAAACAGGAGTAAGTTACTTTAGTTATGGATGTCTTTTGGATGTAACAGCAGAGAAAGGATGTTGCTCAGCttgaggaaaaagcagaagaaaacttgtTAATGTTGtgtgaagaaaaggagagacaaCAGGAGAAGCTCTATGAGTTGAAGCGTGAAATTCTGCtcaaagagagagaggaaaaacttGATGAGGAGCTTGTAAAACAGGTAGGCTTTATTACAGTTCATTCTTCTGTGTTTAAACAACACATCTGTTACATTGCTAATAATATATTAATAGCTACTAGAATGAACGTAATAATCTAGTAGTTGTTTCTCAAAAGATGATGTCTATGCTTTTGTGGCCTCCTGAGGCACAGTTTTATGCATCTGTAAACATCTACTTCCTGCTGTAGCATGTTGTGCTTTCCAGTAATCTAAACAAATGcctttgtcactttttttttttttactatctcTTAtggaggcaggaaggagaagtTATTGCTGTTAGGCAAGGGGCAGCAGTAATGCACGAGTTGCTAGTGCAGTTTACATCTCCTGTGCATTGACTGTAAACAACTTAAAACCACATTGTAAGTGTGTAACTGCAGGATGTTATGACTGGAGCAGACatgctaacccttaaatgagtaGTGAACATCTCTTGTCACTTATACTTTATGTTAGACAGCAGTAGTTCTGATCTAGTTGTAAGAAGACaaatttttaatgattttcttgATAGCAAATCATCTTTAGAAGCTGAAGCCTCCACACTTTCTCAGCATTTTCGTAGTTTTGTTGCATCAGATTAAAAGGGTAGGATGTTTTGAACAACTGATTTGCAGAACTGAACATATGCTTGCTTTTAACAAATAGGCTTTGTGGAAATTAAATAaggcttttggagaataaagaactacagtgaaaaagatgaaatgtaGAGCAATTTACCTGCTAGTATTTATTTCCGCGGCATCAAGGCAACCCTTATTGGCCAAGGCAAAACAGGAATATCACACCACAAACTCCTTGAATTCTTCTGTCAATGAACAATTCAGAGTGGCAGTTgttgatttttgtgtgtgtgtgtgtgtgtatatatatacatatatatatactgtaaattgtttttctgtatcAGTCCAGTCTTAAATCCCATTTATGTAGCGAAAAGCCATTCTTGCTGTATGTACAAAATGGCTGCTTTGTGAAGAAGTGTTGATACATCATACCCTTTTCAGATGGAACTACTTTCTCCTCTTGTTCCTCTTCTTGGACGGTTTAAAGAGCAGTATAAAAGCTTTGCAGTTGCTCTGGATGCCACTAGACATAAATTACCCATTAAGAACATTCACATCGATGGAGATATGCCAACATACCTAGGtatgaaaattacatttaaaatatactttcagaaataaatgtttttacgTGCCAGACTTGTCTTGTTTTTGCTAGACCTGCTTGTGGTCACTGGAGCAGTTCTGTGTGCTGTTCATAGAGTTTGGACACTGGGCTGCAACATTAGTCATGTATTTTGATATGAATAACTACCGTCTCCATTTCACCATTAAACTGTGGTCAAAcaggtttttttaatcatatgaTAGGGTGAAAATGAACTTTCTAGATTAGGACagtcttaaaaaataaagaagagatttttaaactgtattcatttcattcttccttccttgctcttcCTAATGTGTAAGCAAGTTGAAGAGTTGTAGAAATACTGTGATGTCTTTTAGTTTCTGTTTGAAGGGCATGGCCCCATGGACAGACTTGCTTGTGCTTCCTGTAGAAACTTGcttacatttcaaaacaaatggaaatagtTTATTGAAAAACATAAAATTCCTGtaagaaattctgaaaaatataagatgtgtatttttgctttgtgaatGCTAAAGGACAGGACAGGATAAATTTCAAGTTGATGATACTTTCCAATATGCAGTTAATTATGGAACTTTGGAAGTTTAAAGCTTGACTTTTTTCTCTTGCATCTGTGGTAAAATTCTGTGAGGTGCTCTGAATGAGCTTGGTTAGCAAGTTAAAATAGCAGAAATAGAGTTGTTACTGTTAGTCTCTGTAACTAAAAGTAATTGggcttttctgattttttctaATGGCTTAACGAGCAACAGTTTATGTAGTTCACTCAGTCCTCCTTACTGTAGCTATTACATAATCTTGTATTATTAATGCCACTGTATGcatctgtaaaaatgtttttaatatctcTTATACTGTAGACAAACTGCAAGAGCAGTTGACTGTCACACAGGAACTTCTGGCAGAAGTTATGCCAGACTCCTCAGAAGAAAGTGCAAAAGCATTCAGTGAACTGCAAGATACTGAAGACGTGTTCAAAAAACTGGAGAAAGAACTTCAAAGGTATTTACAACAATGTGAAAACTCCCTGTATATTCAGAGAAAAACATATAGATCTCACTCTTTGAATCCAGAATGGGTATTGGAGGATTAATTGAGGGAACAGTCCTGCAAAGTTGCAGGCATCTTTATTTCTGTCCCTACTCTGCCTATGAAGGaaagagttgttttgttttgtctgtgtaATCTTAATGGACTACTTCAGTGTGCTGCTTTCTGACGCTGGCTATATGGTACGGAAACTATGAATCTCCATGTGCATACCCCTTGTGGTTTAATCAACATTATCCTCCACAGTAACTGATTTTGCCTGCTTAATTTGTTCCAGGAGCTTCACACAAGTGCAGAACCTGTCATATGAAGCTAGTAAAGAAGTTTCACTGCATAATCAAAGAATATGTGAAGACAATCATGGAGTAGAAGTTGTGAAACACTGGTACTTCAACTGAGTgtctgtgatttctgtgtgttttattcTTGCTTGTTACTGATGGCTGGGTACTAAATCAATGTcagtaaacttttt
This window contains:
- the HAUS8 gene encoding HAUS augmin-like complex subunit 8 isoform X3 — translated: MLPTPPLLTPPPPGGSAVWGAVGRVGGRLSRPRPRLPGAGVRGWPGRRVVKSRYLQYDKKGSSKNSSTKSFLSSTSSSSSAARTSSLLSQKSETAGLASGLLNQSSFEKGDLQSTLLDGDKITRPDLDLSAINDKAVRQKATSPKASCKTDKGTCVNKQKSKNNPVVVGAELGSQELILTYLGVKQRKDVAQLEEKAEENLLMLCEEKERQQEKLYELKREILLKEREEKLDEELVKQMELLSPLVPLLGRFKEQYKSFAVALDATRHKLPIKNIHIDGDMPTYLDKLQEQLTVTQELLAEVMPDSSEESAKAFSELQDTEDVFKKLEKELQRSFTQVQNLSYEASKEVSLHNQRICEDNHGVEVVKHWYFN
- the HAUS8 gene encoding HAUS augmin-like complex subunit 8 isoform X7 encodes the protein MSALADGETSQNKRKGRRVVKSRYLQYDKKGSSKNSSTKSFLSSTSSSSSAARTSSLLSQKSETAGLASGLLNQSSFEKGDLQSTLLDGDKITRPDLDLSAINDKAVRQKATSPKASCKTDKGTCVNKQKSKNNPVVVGAELGSQELILTYLGVKQRKDVAQLEEKAEENLLMLCEEKERQQEKLYELKREILLKEREEKLDEELVKQMELLSPLVPLLGRFKEQYKSFAVALDATRHKLPIKNIHIDGDMPTYLDKLQEQLTVTQELLAEVMPDSSEESAKAFSELQDTEDVFKKLEKELQRSFTQVQNLSYEASKEVSLHNQRICEDNHGVEVVKHWYFN
- the HAUS8 gene encoding HAUS augmin-like complex subunit 8 isoform X5; its protein translation is MSALADGETSQNKRKGRRVVKSRYLQYDKKGSSKVLGRSGTLWQRDLSRSAVVMCENSSTKSFLSSTSSSSSAARTSSLLSQKSETAGLASGLLNQSSFEKGDLQSTLLDGDKITRPDLDLSAINDKAVRQKATSPKASCKTDKGTCVNKQKSKNNPVVVGAELGSQELILTYLGVKQRKDVAQLEEKAEENLLMLCEEKERQQEKLYELKREILLKEREEKLDEELVKQMELLSPLVPLLGRFKEQYKSFAVALDATRHKLPIKNIHIDGDMPTYLDKLQEQLTVTQELLAEVMPDSSEESAKAFSELQDTEDVFKKLEKELQRSFTQVQNLSYEASKEVSLHNQRICEDNHGVEVVKHWYFN
- the HAUS8 gene encoding HAUS augmin-like complex subunit 8 isoform X4; translated protein: MLPTPPLLTPPPPGGSAVWGAVGRVGGRLSRPRPRLPGAGVRGWPGRRVVKSRYLQYDKKGSSKNSSTKSFLSSTSSSSSAARTSSLLSQKSETAGLASGLLNQSSFEKGDLQSTLLDGDKITRPDLDLSAINDKAVRQKATSPKASCKTDKGTCVNKQKSKNNPVVVGAELGSQELILTYLGVKRKDVAQLEEKAEENLLMLCEEKERQQEKLYELKREILLKEREEKLDEELVKQMELLSPLVPLLGRFKEQYKSFAVALDATRHKLPIKNIHIDGDMPTYLDKLQEQLTVTQELLAEVMPDSSEESAKAFSELQDTEDVFKKLEKELQRSFTQVQNLSYEASKEVSLHNQRICEDNHGVEVVKHWYFN
- the HAUS8 gene encoding HAUS augmin-like complex subunit 8 isoform X8; the protein is MSALADGETSQNKRKGRRVVKSRYLQYDKKGSSKNSSTKSFLSSTSSSSSAARTSSLLSQKSETAGLASGLLNQSSFEKGDLQSTLLDGDKITRPDLDLSAINDKAVRQKATSPKASCKTDKGTCVNKQKSKNNPVVVGAELGSQELILTYLGVKRKDVAQLEEKAEENLLMLCEEKERQQEKLYELKREILLKEREEKLDEELVKQMELLSPLVPLLGRFKEQYKSFAVALDATRHKLPIKNIHIDGDMPTYLDKLQEQLTVTQELLAEVMPDSSEESAKAFSELQDTEDVFKKLEKELQRSFTQVQNLSYEASKEVSLHNQRICEDNHGVEVVKHWYFN
- the HAUS8 gene encoding HAUS augmin-like complex subunit 8 isoform X6 yields the protein MSALADGETSQNKRKGRRVVKSRYLQYDKKGSSKVLGRSGTLWQRDLSRSAVVMCENSSTKSFLSSTSSSSSAARTSSLLSQKSETAGLASGLLNQSSFEKGDLQSTLLDGDKITRPDLDLSAINDKAVRQKATSPKASCKTDKGTCVNKQKSKNNPVVVGAELGSQELILTYLGVKRKDVAQLEEKAEENLLMLCEEKERQQEKLYELKREILLKEREEKLDEELVKQMELLSPLVPLLGRFKEQYKSFAVALDATRHKLPIKNIHIDGDMPTYLDKLQEQLTVTQELLAEVMPDSSEESAKAFSELQDTEDVFKKLEKELQRSFTQVQNLSYEASKEVSLHNQRICEDNHGVEVVKHWYFN